Proteins found in one Triticum aestivum cultivar Chinese Spring chromosome 4D, IWGSC CS RefSeq v2.1, whole genome shotgun sequence genomic segment:
- the LOC123097793 gene encoding uncharacterized protein, which translates to MDPHPTPFRAKRKSVAAPAKTPAPKPKSVTTARGKMTTSATTSAVSGGAAPQPRPRRAFGTVRSSNPLAEKPAPPPPQKHSKLSPPPPQKPLKVSPPKLQKPAAKLSPPPPQKPAKVSPPPQQKPSKLSPPIPAKAARPSRPAEKPLKKACPAPPDLAAKAKKKSQRVSFQDDVAALAVPGSGEKVKATEDSAGRTPMVPVKALEKKPAKVVAAETPFFSAQNCSSCTLDQLESASYWLAQIHLAESVGKHNVSAAFFRLAFECQAQPFHRIRSELRNYVVRHESASTLTPLFHELLVAHAMAVNQLKFDTDGSERVDTPATTNTVDQKLDATTLVHECSERDCGGDLVDVGEVSVIKQGEEEMDQPSFEQKLDASFAFDDCEAVIVDRLAEEHSEFEKIIGVKGPCDSETVQSACRSSIDRLSLRGPPLARGASERRLSSESHLDKLSPSAGSLSAKRSSSSGSPFNNSPFCRGSLQRLTSSCPSSKKSSAKGGLSSKRMSSGGCSDGEPIDTAGAGDSSRVIEEGEAGCHATGMLTCAELHAVEPMKLKEHGDYDDAAIGETQ; encoded by the exons ATggatccccaccccacccccttccGAG CGAAGCGGAAGTCGGTTGCTGCGCCGGCAAAGACGCCAGCGCCGAAGCCCAAGTCCGTCACCACCGCGCGCGGGAAAATGACCACctccgccaccaccagcgccgtctcCGGCGGGGCTGCTCCCCAGCCACG GCCACGGCGCGCGTTCGGCACTGTCCGGAGCAGCAACCCCCTGGCCGAgaagccggccccgccgccgccgcagaagcATTCAAAGCTGTCGCCCCCGCCCCCGCAAAAGCCTTTGAAGGTGTCGCCGCCGAAGCTGCAGAAGCCTGCGGCAAAGTTGTCGCCTCCGCCTCCGCAGAAGCCTGCCAAGGTTTCGCCGCCACCTCAGCAGAAGCCCTCGAAGCTGTCTCCGCCGATTCCGGCCAAGGCGGCCAGGCCTTCTCGTCCCGCAGAAAAGCCACTGAAGAAAGCTTGCCCAGCGCCCCCGGATCTGGCGgccaaggccaagaagaagagccagAGGGTGAGCTTCCAGGATGACGTGGCAGCGCTGGCTGTCCCCGGAAGCGGGGAGAAGGTCAAAGCCACCGAAGACTCTGCTGGGCGCACGCCTATGGTGCCTGTCAAAGCCCTGGAGAAGAAGCCGGCGAAGGTTGTGGCCGCAGAGACCCCGTTCTTCAGCGCTCAGAATTGCAGCAGCTGCACGCTTGATCAGCTCGAGTCCGCCTCCTACTGGCTGGCACAGATCCACCTGGCCGAGTCTGTTGGCAAGCACAATGTCTCTGCGGCATTCTTCCGCCTTGCATTTGAATGCCAAGCTCAG CCATTTCACAGGATCCGAAGTGAGCTCAGGAACTATGTGGTGCGCCATGAGAGTGCTAGCACTTTGACCCCTTTATTCCATGAGCTCCTGGTTGCCCATGCCATGGCAGTGAACCAACTAAAGTTTGACACTGATGGTTCTGAAAGGGTGGATACACCTGCAACTACAAATACAGTTGATCAAAAGCTCGATGCTACCACACTGGTGCATGAATGCTCTGAACGTGATTGTGGTGGTGATCTTGTTGATGTGGGGGAAGTCAGTGTTATCAAACAAGGAGAGGAAGAGATGGACCAACCGAGCTTTGAGCAGAAACTGGATGCAAGTTTTGCATTTGATGATTGTGAGGCTGTCATCGTGGACCGGCTAGCGGAAGAACATTCTGAATTCGAAAAGATTATCGGTGTCAAAGGTCCTTGTGACAGTGAAACAGTCCAGTCAGCTTGTCGCTCTTCCATCGACAGGCTGAGCTTGAGAGGACCCCCTCTAGCAAGGGGAGCATCTGAAAGACGCCTCTCGTCAGAGAGCCATTTAGATAAATTGTCTCCGTCTGCAGGGAGCTTGTCTGCAAAGCGATCATCATCATCTGGTAGCCCTTTCAACAACTCTCCGTTCTGCCGGGGCTCATTACAGAGGCTCACATCCAGTTGCCCTTCTTCTAAGAAGTCCTCCGCTAAAGGCGGCCTGTCCTCAAAGCGGATGTCATCTGGTGGCTGCTCTGATGGGGAGCCTATTGATACTGCTGGAGCTGGTGATTCTAGCAGAGTGATTGAGGAAGGGGAAGCTGGTTGTCATGCTACAGGTATGTTAACATGTGCAGAGCTGCATGCAGTTGAACCGATGAAATTGAAAGAGCATGGCGATTATGATGATGCTGCCATTGGTGAG ACCCAGTAG
- the LOC123097794 gene encoding transmembrane protein 209: MEFRHGGSPGGGGGDGKPREKFSVYQNPSLTRALASRSVRPSLPVLLLLALSPIASASSLMALSSREGQLFKVAGGAGLSMAAVVFAVRLVEAALGLVALLTLPAFFRALVLYNGGKALAKEDKVVLSERQLGLLGLKTTGSEGSPMGEQTKKPPKAKPSTPSEPIVPIRRSSFSYTPSRVQPRIGSSHLSPGSERLTTLQMSPSTPLQKPVSSPSTPWSRKSSGSAKGIQTEAMLDQFLATLDENIDNVTDSANKTATPPATITSFGIASPVSITTSTTPSGATRSTPLRPVRMSPGSHQKYSTPPKKGEGELPPPMSLEQAVDAFENLGVYPEIEQWRNNLRQWFSSVLMSPLVEKIKSSHIQVKQTTASIGASVNVSQVGSDLPSTTPPVSLSPLGGTKDWQPTVTVDEDGILNQMRAALLQSRNAPVAQTFGSPQQPQSNPLLPAIQACIDAITEHQRLNALMKGELIKGLLPQSSVRADYTVHRVQELAEGTCLKNYDYMGYRDGYGKSEKKWTSELPTDSHLLLYLFAAFLEHPKWMLHVDPTSYSGAQSSKNPLFLGILPPKERFPEKYVALISGVPAIIHPGALVLAVGKQSPPVFALYWDKKLQFSLQGRTALWDAILLLCHQIKVGYGGIVRGTHIGSSALNILSVLDSDMES, from the exons ATGGAGTTTCGGCACGGTGGCTCGCcggggggcggcgggggcgacggcaagCCGCGCGAGAAGTTCTCGGTATACCAGAACCCGTCCCTCACCCGCGCGCTCGCCTCCCGCAGCGTCCGCCCCtccctccccgtcctcctcctccttgcgctctCCCCCATCGCATCTGCCTCATCCCTCATGGCCCTGTCGTCCCG GGAGGGGCAGCTCTTCAAGGTCGCTGGTGGCGCGGGTCTATCCATGGCTGCTGTCG TGTTTGCCGTCAGGTTGGTGGAGGCAGCCCTGGGCCTTGTCGCACTTTTGACACTGCCAGCGTTCTTCAGGGCACTGGTGCTGTACAATGGGGGGAAGGCATTGGCCAAGGAGGACAAGGTTGTGTTGTCCGAACGCCAACTGGGGCTTCTTGGGTTAAAGACCACAGGTTCAGAAGGATCTCCCATGGGTGAGCAAACCAAGAAGCCTCCCAAGGCAAAGCCATCAACACCCTCAGAGCCAATTGTTCCTATCAGGAGATCTTCGTTCAGCTACACACCGTCACGGGTGCAACCAAGGATTGGCTCCAGCCATTTGAGCCCTGGTAGTGAGAGATTGACCACATTACAAATGTCGCCTTCCACTCCACTACAGAAGCCTGTTTCTTCCCCTTCAACTCCATGGTCGAGGAAAAGCTCAGGCAGTGCCAAAGGCATACAAACTGAGGCGATGTTGGACCAGTTCTTGGCTACCTTGGATGAAAATATTGATAATGTCACGGATTCAGCCAATAAAACTGCAACGCCTCCAGCAACCATCACGAGCTTTGGCATTGCCAGCCCTGTCTCAATCACCACATCAACTACCCCTTCTGGTGCTACACGGAGCACACCTTTGAGGCCTGTGAGGATGTCTCCTGGCTCCCATCAGAAGTACAGCACGCCTCCGAAAAAGGGCGAGGGTGAGCTTCCACCGCCAATGTCCCTGGAGCAGGCAGTGGATGCCTTTGAAAATCTGGGTGTGTATCCTGAGATTGAGCAGTGGCGAAACAATCTCAGGCAGTGGTTCTCTTCAGTCCTGATGAGCCCGCTTGTTGAAAAGATTAAATCAAGCCATATTCAG GTTAAGCAAACAACAGCTAGTATTGGAGCTTCAGTTAATGTTAGCCAAGTTGGAAGCGATCTGCCAAGCACGACACCACCAGTTAGCTTATCTCCACTTGGTGGGACTAAAGATTGGCAGCCAACTGTCACCGTTGATGAGGATGGTATTCTTAATCAAATGCGGGCTGCACTTCTGCAATCTCGTAATGCTCCTGTTG CCCAAACCTTCGGGAGCCCACAACAGCCACAGTCAAACCCCCTCCTTCCAGCTATTCAAGCATGTATCGATGCAATTACAGAGCACCAGAGGCTTAACGCTCTGATGAAGGGAGAGCTTATAAAAGGCTTGCTGCCACAGAGTAGCGTCCGTGCTGATTATACTGTTCACAGAGTTCAAG AACTTGCTGAAGGAACGTGCTTGAAGAATTATGATTACATGGGCTATAGAGATGGCTATGGTAAATCAGAGAAAAAATGGACCAGCGAGCTGCCAACTGACTCACATCTTCTTCTCTACTTGTTTGCTGCTTTCCTTGAACATCCAAAGTGGATGCTTCATGTTGATCCAACCTCCTACTCTGGTGCCCAGTCTAGCAAAAATCCTTTATTTCTAGGAATCCTTCCACCGAAAGAGAGGTTTCCAGAGAAGTATGTTGCTTTGATATCTGGCGTTCCAGCAATTATTCACCCAGGAGCTCTTGTACTGGCTGTGGGCAAGCAGAGTCCTCCAGTTTTTGCTCTATACTGGGACAAGAAGCTGCAATTTTCTCTTCAG GGAAGAACAGCACTGTGGGACGCCATTTTGCTTCTATGCCACCAAATCAAAGTTGGTTACGGCGGTATTGTCAGGGGTACCCACATCGGGTCTTCTGCCTTGAACATCCTTTCCGTCCTTGATTCAGACATGGAGAGCTGA